The proteins below come from a single Xiphophorus couchianus chromosome 20, X_couchianus-1.0, whole genome shotgun sequence genomic window:
- the cfap57 gene encoding cilia- and flagella-associated protein 57 isoform X1, with protein sequence MSTVFSQPHFIFGLRKGVKNNLCFVDEQTVVFPSGNSCVIHNTVKRWQRFIPGLEGSLGLRALALSPNQRYLAVSEKAEKASVTVFDLHQEHGLKRNVLTAGDFLVQEFLSLAFSPDSKYLIGQSGAPEWLLIFWSWEKNKLLATEKTTNSNNPISQISFSPHNNMQVCVSGNGIFKLFRYSEGNLKQNSIAKVGSINILCHTWLSEDRVIAGTDTGRLLVSQSGDVRREIKMCSEAAQGQNERNLEVRRIKAGNVTEGVAKCGITAILSYSKGFVCSTGPGTVSLFEKIEDNVYRKSREIQILPAPASSDSAPARCQEIDTMCMSPAEETLAVSTDRGQLYSINLSSAEMKREEQLPFDFLSQPFHSASITGLSICIRKPFMATSSLDCSVRIWNYETKELELYKEFREEAFSVALHPTGLFVLVGFSDKLRLMNLFIDDIRTFKDFALPGCRECAFSHGGHMFAAVDKSVIHIYSFTSFENILNLNGHFGKVRTVEWSFDDSRLVSCGADGAVYEWNTHTGKLECETVLKACSYFGAAFSWDYKTVLAVGTDLILREIQDCQVLREVPADAVAHTALAVSQSGRVVFTGTARGTVRAVTYPLPDQKEWITQQAHCGPVTRMVITYDDQFLLTASEDGCLLISKIVDQKGRGLRSNRQIVHTEEILVTKADLKERAHNMLELKMHLEELHMEKEYQLRLQDMNYKEELQQMSNKFTEEIKSLKTTQQILSTEIEQCEQETQLNSAEVEVKHCKDLKDLDQFYTSKLTVEHEKYEDLLQKHKEMQEEYETRLIHAHGDRTQNLAEVTQMYEAKLQAKTQQMNKCQKEAELRIREYEETIRQTAEQEQQKIYTMKDKYEKQLQSEKEAITKLKGNSGTMTQKVHNLQKQIDDRLSDITSLKKERHTLMGFIRTLETDICVLKKQVSKYKKICQEKDKIISSLHIINQDLQKLKIILEFKLKDMKKQIKPQQVDINEKAERIQKLEEELILITNSSTRLKVTISELRLRLRTKDKEIQKELQRVQDLTTLLERVRSDLQVCASLIQDPRKLKDNILMIYFRYASGTESAKRSSAVDDAQKGMCSQCGQLEMTVSSLQKKLVRSAKEHEDVYTRMMKDNMALVTEINELRKALHAERSKEKDSKVQQGLLQ encoded by the exons ATGTCGACCGTGTTTTCTCAGCCCCATTTTATTTTCGGCCTCCGGAAAGGCGTGAAGAACAACTTGTGTTTTGTTGACGAGCAAACGGTGGTTTTCCCCAGCGGGAACAGCTGTGTGATCCACAACACCGTCAAAAGATGGCAGCGCTTCATTCCAG GTTTAGAGGGAAGCCTTGGCCTACGCGCTTTGGCTCTAAGTCCAAACCAGCGCTACTTGGCAGTATCGGAGAAGGCTGAGAAGGCCTCCGTCACCGTGTTTGACCTTCATCAGGAGCACGGCCTGAAGAGAAACGTTCTAACTGCAGGAGATTTTCTAGTTCAAGAGTTCTTGTCCTTAGCTTTCTCTCCTGATTCCAAGTACCTTATCGGTCAAAGCGGAGCCCCAGAGTGGTTGTTGATCTTCTGGAgttgggagaaaaacaaactcttgGCAACAGAGAAGACAACCAACTCTAATAATCCCATTTCACAG ATCAGCTTCAGTCCTCATAACAACATGCAGGTCTGTGTGAGTGGCAACGGCATATTCAAGCTGTTTCGGTACTCAGAAGGCAACCTGAAACAGAACAGCATCGCAAAGGTGGGGTCAATCAACATCCTGTGTCACACCTGGTTGTCAGAAGACCGAGTCATAGCGGGGACAGACACAGGAAGGCTGCTGGTGTCTCAGTCTGGGGACGTGAGGAGGGAGATCAAGATGTGCTCTGAAGCTGCGCAGGGCCAGAATGAGAG GAACCTGGAAGTGAGACGAATCAAAGCGGGGAATGTGACGGAAGGCGTGGCCAAGTGTGGCATCACTGCCATCCTGTCCTACTCCAAGGGTTTTGTGTGCTCCACCGGTCCGGGCACAGTCTCTCTGTTTGAAAAGATAGAGGACAACGTCTATAGAAAAAGCAGAGAGATACAG ATTCTCCCAGCTCCAGCCAGCAGTGACTCAGCTCCAGCCCGGTGTCAGGAGATAGACACCATGTGCATGAGTCCTGCAGAGGAGACGCTGGCTGTCAGCACAGACCGAGGCCAACTGTACAGCATTAATCTTTCATCTGCTGAAATGAAGCGG GAGGAACAACTACCTTTTGACTTTTTGTCCCAGCCCTTCCACTCTGCCTCCATTACTGGTTTGTCCATCTGCATCCGTAAGCCCTTCATGGCCACCAGCTCTTTAGATTGCTCCGTACGGATCTGGAATTACGAGACGAA agAGTTGGAGTTGTACAAAGAGTTCCGAGAGGAGGCGTTCAGCGTGGCTCTGCACCCCACGGGCCTCTTTGTGCTGGTGGGCTTTTCAGACAAACTCCGGCTGATGAACCTGTTTATCGACGACATCCGTACCTTTAAAGACTTTGCGCTGCCCGGCTGCAGAGAG TGTGCCTTCAGCCACGGTGGCCACATGTTTGCGGCCGTCGACAAAAGCGTTATTCACATCTACTCTTTCACCTCGTTTGAGAACATTCTCAATCTAAACGGCCACTTTGGGAAG GTGCGGACCGTTGAGTGGAGCTTTGACGACAGCCGGTTGGTGTCTTGTGGGGCAGACGGCGCCGTGTACGAGTGGAACACCCACACCGGGAAGCTGGAGTGTGAGACTGTGCTCAAGGCCTGCAGCTACTTCGGCGCGGCTTTCTCCTGGGACTACAAGACCGTCCTGGCTGTAGGAACGGACCTCATCCTGAGGGAGATACAGGACTGCCAG GTGCTGCGGGAGGTTCCCGCTGATGCGGTGGCTCACACCGCTCTTGCCGTGTCTCAGTCCGGTAGGGTCGTCTTCACCGGTACCGCCCGCGGAACCGTTAGAGCCGTTACATACCCCTTACCTGATCAGAAGGAGTGGATCACACAGCAGGCTCACTGCGGCCCCGTCACCAGG ATGGTGATAACCTACGACGATCAGTTCCTGCTGACGGCGTCCGAAGATGGCTGCCTGTTGATATCCAAAATTGTTGACCAAAAGGGTCGAGGTCTGAGGAGCAACAGGCAGATTGTCCACACCGAAGAGATTCTTGTTACAAAGGCGGACCTGAAGGAAAGG gctCACAACATGTTGGAGCTGAAGATGcatctggaggagctgcacatgGAGAAAGAGTACCAACTCCGCCTGCAAGACATGAACTACAAAGAGGAGCTCCAACAAATGTCAAACAAGTTCACGGAGGAAATCAAGTCTCTGAAAACAACACAGCAG ATCCTGAGCACGGAAATAGAGCAGTGTGAACAAGAGACCCAGCTGAATTCTGCAGAAGTTGAAGTGAAACACTGCAAAGACTTGAAGGATCTAG ACCAATTCTACACCTCCAAGCTGACTGTGGAGCATGAAAAGTACGAAGACCTTCTCCAGAAGCACAAAGAAATGCAGGAGGAGTACGAGACGCGGTTGATTCATGCACATGGGGACCGGACCCAGAATCTGGCCGAGGTCACGCAGATGTACGAGGCCAAGCTGCAAGCGAAGACTCAACAAATGAATAAG TGTCAGAAGGAGGCTGAGCTAAGGATCCGAGAGTATGAAGAAACCATAAGGCAGACAGCAGAGCAAGAGCAGCAAAAGATCTACACCATGAAAGACAAGTACGAGAAGCAACTCCAGTCAGAGAAAGAGGCCATCACCAAGCTGAAGGGAAACAGTGGCACTATGACACAAAAG GTCCACAATCTCCAGAAGCAGATCGATGACCGCTTGAGTGACATAACCTCCCTGAAGAAGGAGCGCCACACTCTGATGGGGTTCATCCGCACTCTGGAGACCGATATTTGTGTTCTGAAGAAACAGgtttccaaatataaaaagatCTGCCAGGAAAAG GACAAAATCATATCCAGCCTACATATTATAAACCAGGATCTGCAGAAGTTGAAGATCATCTTGGAATTCAAGCTGAAGGACATGAAGAAGCAGATCAAGCCACAGCAGGTCGACATAAACGAGAAAGCAGAAAGGATACAAAAG CTTGAGGAGGAGCTCATACTGATCACCAACAGCAGCACTCGTCTGAAAGTCACCATATCTGAACTGAGGCTCAGACTGAGGaccaaagacaaagaaatccaaaaggagttgcaaagg GTGCAGGATTTGACTACGCTTCTTGAGCGGGTCAGGTCAGACCTCCAGGTTTGTGCCTCCCTCATCCAGGATCCCAGGAAACTGAAAGACAACATTTTGATGATATACTTCCGATACGCCTCAGGCACAGAGAGT GCAAAGAGGAGCAGTGCAGTTGATGATGCTCAGAAGGGTATGTGCTCCCAATGTGGTCAACTGGAGATGACTGTAAGCAGTCTTCAGAAGAAGCTGGTCAGATCTGCCAAAGAGCACGAGGATGTCTACACCAGGATGATGAAG GACAATATGGCTCTTGTTACCGAAATCAACGAGCTACGCAAGGCACTGCATGCCGAGCGGAGCAAGGAGAAAGACAGCAAAGTTCAGCAAGGCCTCCTACAATAG
- the cfap57 gene encoding cilia- and flagella-associated protein 57 isoform X2 produces MSTVFSQPHFIFGLRKGVKNNLCFVDEQTVVFPSGNSCVIHNTVKRWQRFIPGLEGSLGLRALALSPNQRYLAVSEKAEKASVTVFDLHQEHGLKRNVLTAGDFLVQEFLSLAFSPDSKYLIGQSGAPEWLLIFWSWEKNKLLATEKTTNSNNPISQISFSPHNNMQVCVSGNGIFKLFRYSEGNLKQNSIAKVGSINILCHTWLSEDRVIAGTDTGRLLVSQSGDVRREIKMCSEAAQGQNERNLEVRRIKAGNVTEGVAKCGITAILSYSKGFVCSTGPGTVSLFEKIEDNVYRKSREIQEEQLPFDFLSQPFHSASITGLSICIRKPFMATSSLDCSVRIWNYETKELELYKEFREEAFSVALHPTGLFVLVGFSDKLRLMNLFIDDIRTFKDFALPGCRECAFSHGGHMFAAVDKSVIHIYSFTSFENILNLNGHFGKVRTVEWSFDDSRLVSCGADGAVYEWNTHTGKLECETVLKACSYFGAAFSWDYKTVLAVGTDLILREIQDCQVLREVPADAVAHTALAVSQSGRVVFTGTARGTVRAVTYPLPDQKEWITQQAHCGPVTRMVITYDDQFLLTASEDGCLLISKIVDQKGRGLRSNRQIVHTEEILVTKADLKERAHNMLELKMHLEELHMEKEYQLRLQDMNYKEELQQMSNKFTEEIKSLKTTQQILSTEIEQCEQETQLNSAEVEVKHCKDLKDLDQFYTSKLTVEHEKYEDLLQKHKEMQEEYETRLIHAHGDRTQNLAEVTQMYEAKLQAKTQQMNKCQKEAELRIREYEETIRQTAEQEQQKIYTMKDKYEKQLQSEKEAITKLKGNSGTMTQKVHNLQKQIDDRLSDITSLKKERHTLMGFIRTLETDICVLKKQVSKYKKICQEKDKIISSLHIINQDLQKLKIILEFKLKDMKKQIKPQQVDINEKAERIQKLEEELILITNSSTRLKVTISELRLRLRTKDKEIQKELQRVQDLTTLLERVRSDLQVCASLIQDPRKLKDNILMIYFRYASGTESAKRSSAVDDAQKGMCSQCGQLEMTVSSLQKKLVRSAKEHEDVYTRMMKDNMALVTEINELRKALHAERSKEKDSKVQQGLLQ; encoded by the exons ATGTCGACCGTGTTTTCTCAGCCCCATTTTATTTTCGGCCTCCGGAAAGGCGTGAAGAACAACTTGTGTTTTGTTGACGAGCAAACGGTGGTTTTCCCCAGCGGGAACAGCTGTGTGATCCACAACACCGTCAAAAGATGGCAGCGCTTCATTCCAG GTTTAGAGGGAAGCCTTGGCCTACGCGCTTTGGCTCTAAGTCCAAACCAGCGCTACTTGGCAGTATCGGAGAAGGCTGAGAAGGCCTCCGTCACCGTGTTTGACCTTCATCAGGAGCACGGCCTGAAGAGAAACGTTCTAACTGCAGGAGATTTTCTAGTTCAAGAGTTCTTGTCCTTAGCTTTCTCTCCTGATTCCAAGTACCTTATCGGTCAAAGCGGAGCCCCAGAGTGGTTGTTGATCTTCTGGAgttgggagaaaaacaaactcttgGCAACAGAGAAGACAACCAACTCTAATAATCCCATTTCACAG ATCAGCTTCAGTCCTCATAACAACATGCAGGTCTGTGTGAGTGGCAACGGCATATTCAAGCTGTTTCGGTACTCAGAAGGCAACCTGAAACAGAACAGCATCGCAAAGGTGGGGTCAATCAACATCCTGTGTCACACCTGGTTGTCAGAAGACCGAGTCATAGCGGGGACAGACACAGGAAGGCTGCTGGTGTCTCAGTCTGGGGACGTGAGGAGGGAGATCAAGATGTGCTCTGAAGCTGCGCAGGGCCAGAATGAGAG GAACCTGGAAGTGAGACGAATCAAAGCGGGGAATGTGACGGAAGGCGTGGCCAAGTGTGGCATCACTGCCATCCTGTCCTACTCCAAGGGTTTTGTGTGCTCCACCGGTCCGGGCACAGTCTCTCTGTTTGAAAAGATAGAGGACAACGTCTATAGAAAAAGCAGAGAGATACAG GAGGAACAACTACCTTTTGACTTTTTGTCCCAGCCCTTCCACTCTGCCTCCATTACTGGTTTGTCCATCTGCATCCGTAAGCCCTTCATGGCCACCAGCTCTTTAGATTGCTCCGTACGGATCTGGAATTACGAGACGAA agAGTTGGAGTTGTACAAAGAGTTCCGAGAGGAGGCGTTCAGCGTGGCTCTGCACCCCACGGGCCTCTTTGTGCTGGTGGGCTTTTCAGACAAACTCCGGCTGATGAACCTGTTTATCGACGACATCCGTACCTTTAAAGACTTTGCGCTGCCCGGCTGCAGAGAG TGTGCCTTCAGCCACGGTGGCCACATGTTTGCGGCCGTCGACAAAAGCGTTATTCACATCTACTCTTTCACCTCGTTTGAGAACATTCTCAATCTAAACGGCCACTTTGGGAAG GTGCGGACCGTTGAGTGGAGCTTTGACGACAGCCGGTTGGTGTCTTGTGGGGCAGACGGCGCCGTGTACGAGTGGAACACCCACACCGGGAAGCTGGAGTGTGAGACTGTGCTCAAGGCCTGCAGCTACTTCGGCGCGGCTTTCTCCTGGGACTACAAGACCGTCCTGGCTGTAGGAACGGACCTCATCCTGAGGGAGATACAGGACTGCCAG GTGCTGCGGGAGGTTCCCGCTGATGCGGTGGCTCACACCGCTCTTGCCGTGTCTCAGTCCGGTAGGGTCGTCTTCACCGGTACCGCCCGCGGAACCGTTAGAGCCGTTACATACCCCTTACCTGATCAGAAGGAGTGGATCACACAGCAGGCTCACTGCGGCCCCGTCACCAGG ATGGTGATAACCTACGACGATCAGTTCCTGCTGACGGCGTCCGAAGATGGCTGCCTGTTGATATCCAAAATTGTTGACCAAAAGGGTCGAGGTCTGAGGAGCAACAGGCAGATTGTCCACACCGAAGAGATTCTTGTTACAAAGGCGGACCTGAAGGAAAGG gctCACAACATGTTGGAGCTGAAGATGcatctggaggagctgcacatgGAGAAAGAGTACCAACTCCGCCTGCAAGACATGAACTACAAAGAGGAGCTCCAACAAATGTCAAACAAGTTCACGGAGGAAATCAAGTCTCTGAAAACAACACAGCAG ATCCTGAGCACGGAAATAGAGCAGTGTGAACAAGAGACCCAGCTGAATTCTGCAGAAGTTGAAGTGAAACACTGCAAAGACTTGAAGGATCTAG ACCAATTCTACACCTCCAAGCTGACTGTGGAGCATGAAAAGTACGAAGACCTTCTCCAGAAGCACAAAGAAATGCAGGAGGAGTACGAGACGCGGTTGATTCATGCACATGGGGACCGGACCCAGAATCTGGCCGAGGTCACGCAGATGTACGAGGCCAAGCTGCAAGCGAAGACTCAACAAATGAATAAG TGTCAGAAGGAGGCTGAGCTAAGGATCCGAGAGTATGAAGAAACCATAAGGCAGACAGCAGAGCAAGAGCAGCAAAAGATCTACACCATGAAAGACAAGTACGAGAAGCAACTCCAGTCAGAGAAAGAGGCCATCACCAAGCTGAAGGGAAACAGTGGCACTATGACACAAAAG GTCCACAATCTCCAGAAGCAGATCGATGACCGCTTGAGTGACATAACCTCCCTGAAGAAGGAGCGCCACACTCTGATGGGGTTCATCCGCACTCTGGAGACCGATATTTGTGTTCTGAAGAAACAGgtttccaaatataaaaagatCTGCCAGGAAAAG GACAAAATCATATCCAGCCTACATATTATAAACCAGGATCTGCAGAAGTTGAAGATCATCTTGGAATTCAAGCTGAAGGACATGAAGAAGCAGATCAAGCCACAGCAGGTCGACATAAACGAGAAAGCAGAAAGGATACAAAAG CTTGAGGAGGAGCTCATACTGATCACCAACAGCAGCACTCGTCTGAAAGTCACCATATCTGAACTGAGGCTCAGACTGAGGaccaaagacaaagaaatccaaaaggagttgcaaagg GTGCAGGATTTGACTACGCTTCTTGAGCGGGTCAGGTCAGACCTCCAGGTTTGTGCCTCCCTCATCCAGGATCCCAGGAAACTGAAAGACAACATTTTGATGATATACTTCCGATACGCCTCAGGCACAGAGAGT GCAAAGAGGAGCAGTGCAGTTGATGATGCTCAGAAGGGTATGTGCTCCCAATGTGGTCAACTGGAGATGACTGTAAGCAGTCTTCAGAAGAAGCTGGTCAGATCTGCCAAAGAGCACGAGGATGTCTACACCAGGATGATGAAG GACAATATGGCTCTTGTTACCGAAATCAACGAGCTACGCAAGGCACTGCATGCCGAGCGGAGCAAGGAGAAAGACAGCAAAGTTCAGCAAGGCCTCCTACAATAG
- the nuf2 gene encoding kinetochore protein Nuf2: protein MTENTFPLHNADAIVNFYRSEVLIGQEAKQFTKGDLTPVPKPEAVQTLYMRILHLLYRFRPECHSMVPFSENIQYPGYHEGATAIISVYTRMRQFLPMCLVYDFSLNDLLAPKKQKTLVILSAIMNFLHFRKERMVLILEKQAKFRADMDKLQTYTRGNREAEKKIEQLTTIPPEQQAEADELAAALSELQATTVHEYQEVNVKNENIAEWKTKIAEKTQKLSQVKVDVSNLKEDITKLKSQIVESPEELKSQKEKMKEAAKKIKNSIAETDEYVVEMQNRVQSVAHAEAELQQMNSLLQDLESSMNNTRLRQEEYQELLIQSEKMQKELKSLCSEEVQLKRALGMKLDKECKQNIRRQKKRETKEQHVQEVLGQCNQIHQKREEMADKIQTIIGETRQLKAKIKSLRDVCSKETEKAQALYDTLSTSMDGLHKRIEMHITDLKLHQDV from the exons ATGACTGAAAACACCTTTCCCCTCCATAATGCGGACGCTATTGTTAATTTCTACCGCAGTGAGGTTCTCATCGGCCAGGAGGCCAAACAGTTCACTAAAGGAGACCTGACCCCGGTTCCCAAG CCAGAAGCAGTTCAGACGCTGTACATGAGAATCCTGCATCTCCTGTACCGCTTCAGGCCTGAGTGCCACTCCATG GTTCCCTTTTCAGAGAACATCCAGTATCCGGGCTACCATGAGGGTGCTACTGCCATAATAAGTGTCTACACACGGAT gaggCAGTTTCTGCCGATGTGCCTGGTGTACGACTTTTCATTGAATGACCTTCTGGCTCCAA aaaaacagaagactcTGGTCATTCTGAGTGCCATCATGAACTTTCTCCACTTCAGGAAGGAGAGGATGGTGTTGATACTGGAGAAACAGGCCAAATTT AGGGCAGACATGGACAAACTGCAGACATACACCAGAGGCAACCgggaagcagagaagaagattGAGCAGCTAAC GACCATCCCACCAGAGCAGCAGGCCGAGGCAGATGAGCTGGCTGCCGctctctctgagctgcaggcCACCACCGTGCATGAATACCAGGAAGTG AACGTCAAAAACGAAAACATTGCAGAGTGGAAAACCAAAATAGCAGAGAAGACGCAGAAGCTG TCCCAAGTGAAGGTGGACGTCAGTAACCTGAAAGAGGACATCACCAAACTCAAGTCTCAGATCGTGGAGTCTCCAGAGGAACTGAAGAGCCAGAAGGAGAAGATGAAGGAAGCTGCGAAGAAAATCAAGAACTCCATA gcAGAAACAGACGAGTATGTGGTGGAGATGCAGAACAGGGTGCAGAGCGTGGCCCACGCTGAGGCCGAACTCCAGCAGATGAACAGCCTGCTGCAGGACCTGGAGAGCAGCATGAACAACACCAGGCTGCGTCAGGAAGAG TACCAGGAGCTGTTGATTCAAAGCGAGAAGATGCAAAAGGAGCTGAAAAGTCTGTGCAGCGAGGAGGTCCAGCTGAAGCGGGCTCTGGGCATGAAGCTGGATAAGGAGTGCAAACAGAACATCCGCAggcagaagaagagagagacgAAGGAACAGCATGTCCAGGAAGTGCTGGG GCAGTGCAACCAAATCCACCAGAAACGCGAGGAGATGGCGGATAAGATCCAAACGATCATCGGAGAGACCCGTCAGCTGAAGGCCAAGATCAAGAGCCTGAGAGACGTCTGCAGCAAAGAGACGGAGAAGGCCCAG GCGCTGTATGACACCCTGTCCACATCAATGGATGGTCTTCACAAGAGGATCGAGATGCACATTACAGACCTGAAACTTCACCAAGATGTCTAA
- the ap5b1 gene encoding AP-5 complex subunit beta-1, whose product MATNWTERIRAFCCSPSGFLTETSPDTFLSELLRELRDDRVSYGVKVLLLSPLCEYPTLLCSSESAGEETALDLMSVFTQCPSRFSQFRCHLLVALTGVLVCSSCVNGHSRAALDFLDLLLRMARDASDPPGEGTRRLLGATACDCLREMEASCPGLLSQRLELLAGLRQLETSRLHQAFGVLQILALRNAVYQLTKQAGAGAAHLKALLGGNGCVAWEADQEAVHMDATDAAMLLSLILGPMGRVPTLHTGPDCKELRSVLSSLLEESYLLTPLCQAALFHRLTEVVAMVPGIPPAIFRAQLLRLLGTNEVCLLHVTLLMKCGFTDSLFSAEDEAFLLKRLVVLSQHPLLSSPEKLFYMDCILHFPENRPISCGDSDEAPPVLLTPQLASVLLPSVFNDSATLLSRLNLQALVFLEEGDEESRGLAYIYDHLAALLHIVDRGGSRDIVVTFFRAAFLFLFYFHHVERYATCLSEQLCHLYLQHTRLAPHILNLVNQTQERLPECKWFVGLLQGLQRVITRIPFGQLPLHDLSSHLKVLDRVGEEEEICQRSSLSFLSTIVTQTSSSLCTSGDWQLGNGLLGVCRRVLLHPNLDSMLIPLADILQHLAFHYGDTDIRDHARLYYTFLTMLSREKLSAVLVQSAAEGGSQVKKRTLSCVMAESEGLTNTLTVHQTEKPIFQLTEALPGPHQEAENLQLNQEDEYKTLECYRAQFSKSGFASLIVLKYHLTHTEPHDPRFEQLFSIQLHFSLTDDHYEELQDISVPCLFRQGPPPVVQLTLKPKRPYPTTIHASAIFTSKDGLTWHTAMPDIHVAFQQVFLPLPAPPTWSRASTRDVFECLWDEMRRETGESCISLFCCQLGEAALKALVEKHFHSFLVPDPLEEAAEFRALLFLPPKSHMLLKIGSTEDAAHFNMATDDCRLLPQMNSYLLKVTSSLENSVS is encoded by the exons ATGGCGACAAACTGGACGGAGAGAATTAGAGCTTTCTGCTGCAGTCCAAGTGGCTTCCTGACAGAAACGAGCCCGGATACTTTCCTGTCAGAGCTGCTACGGGAGCTGCGGGATGACAGAGTCAGCTACGGAGTGAAG GTCCTCCTGTTGTCTCCCCTCTGTGAATATCCAACCCTGCTGTGCTCCTCAGAATCTGCCGGCGAGGAGACAGCCCTGGATCTCATGTCGGTGTTCACCCAGTGTCCGTCCAGGTTCAGCCAGTTTCGCTGCCATCTCCTCGTGGCCCTCACCGGCGTCCTCGTCTGCTCCTCCTGTGTGAACGGCCACTCCCGGGCTGCGCTGGACTTTCTCGACTTGCTCCTTCGGATGGCTCGGGACGCCAGCGACCCCCCCGGCGAGGGCACACGGCGCCTTCTCGGAGCAACGGCCTGCGACTGCCTGCGTGAGATGGAGGCCAGTTGTCCCGGACTTCTCTCCCAGCGCCTCGAGCTCTTGGCCGGGCTGCGGCAGCTGGAGACCTCCAGGCTTCATCAGGCTTTTGGGGTGCTGCAGATTCTGGCGCTGAGAAATGCTGTTTATCAGCTCACTAAACAAGCAGGAGCAGGCGCTGCGCATCTTAAAGCTCTGCTAGGAGGAAATGGCTGCGTTGCGTGGGAGGCAGACCAGGAAGCCGTCCACATGGACGCCACGGATGCGGCCATGCTGTTGTCCCTCATCCTAGGACCAATGGGCAGAGTGCCGACCCTTCACACTGGACCTGACTGTAAGGAGCTGCGGTCTGTTCTCTCTTCCCTATTAGAAGAGTCCTACCTCCTCACGCCTTTGTGTCAGGCTGCACTTTTCCACAGACTAACCGAGGTGGTTGCCATGGTGCCCGGGATCCCTCCAGCCATATTTCGAGCTCAGCTCCTGCGACTGCTGGGAACCAACGAG GTTTGCCTCCTCCATGTCACCCTGCTGATGAAGTGCGGCTTCACCGACAGCCTCTTCAGCGCCGAAGACGAAGCCTTCCTCCTGAAGCGGCTGGTAGTCCTCTCCCAGCACCCGCTCCTGAGCTCGCCCGAGAAGCTCTTCTACATGGACTGCATCCTGCACTTTCCAGAGAACCGTCCAATCAGCTGCGGTGACAGCGACGAGGCCCCTCCTGTGCTGCTGACCCCACAGCTGGCCTCGGTCCTGCTGCCTTCGGTGTTTAATGACAGCGCCACCCTGCTGAGCCGACTCAACCTGCAGGCTCTGGTCTTCCTGGAAGAAGGGGACGAGGAGAGCCGGGGCCTGGCCTACATCTACGACCACCTTGCGGCGCTGCTGCACATCGTGGACAGGGGAGGCAGCAGAGATATTGTTGTGACCTTTTTCAGAGCtgccttcctcttcctgttttacTTCCACCATGTGGAGCGGTACGCAACTTGCCTTAGCGAGCAGCTATGCCATCTCTACCTCCAACACACCCGGCTGGCCCCACACATCCTCAACCTAGTCAATCAGACTCAAGAGAGGTTACCAGAGTGCAAGTGGTTTGTGGGGCTCCTGCAGGGTCTCCAGAGAGTGATAACCAGGATCCCGTTTGGCCAGCTCCCCCTACATGACCTCAGCAGCCACCTTAAGGTGCTGGATCGGGtgggagaggaagaagaaatcTGTCAGCGTAGCTCCCTTAGCTTTCTGTCCACTATTGTCACCCAAACTTCCTCCTCGCTGTGTACCAGTGGCGACTGGCAGTTGGGAAATGGTCTGCTGGGAGTTTGCCGCCGTGTGCTCCTCCATCCCAATCTGGACTCTATGCTTATTCCTTTGGCCGACATTCTGCAGCATCTTGCCTTCCACTATGGCGACACGGACATCAGGGACCACGCCCGCCTCTACTACACGTTCCTCACGATGTTATCTCGGGAGAAGCTGTCCGCAGTGCTGGTGCAGAGTGCCGCAGAGGGCGGCAGTCAAGTCAAGAAGCGAACGCTGTCCTGCGTTATGGCGGAGAGCGAGGGGCTGACTAACACCCTGACCGTCCACCAGACCGAGAAACCCATATTTCAGCTGACCGAGGCTTTACCTGGGCCACATCAAGAGGCAGAAAACCTTCAGCTGAATCAGGAGGAtgagtacaaaacactggaatgttACAGGGCTCAGTTCAGCAAGTCTGGCTTTGCTTCACTTATCGTGTTAAAGTACCACCTGACCCACACGGAGCCCCATGACCCTCGCTTCGAGCAGCTTTTCAGCATCCAGCTCCACTTCAGCCTCACAGACGATCACTACGAAGAGCTGCAGGACATCAGCGTCCCCTGTCTCTTCAGACAGGGACCACCGCCCGTGGTGCAGCTGACACTGAAGCCCAAACGGCCGTACCCAACCACCATCCACGCGAGCGCCATCTTCACCTCTAAGGACGGGCTCACCTGGCACACCGCTATGCCGGACATCCACGTGGCATTCCAGCAGGTCTTCCTGCCGCTGCCCGCACCCCCAACCTGGAGCAGAGCCAGCACACGAGACGTCTTTGAGTGCCTGTGGGATGAAATGCGCCGTGAGACGGGAGAGTCTTGTATCAGTCTGTTCTGCTGCCAGCTGGGGGAGGCCGCTCTGAAAGCTCTGGTGGAGAAACACTTCCATTCCTTCCTTGTGCCAGACCCGTTGGAGGAGGCAGCCGAGTTCAGGGCGCTCCTGTTTCTCCCACCAAAGTCTCACATGCTGCTTAAGATCGGCTCTACGGAGGACGCCGCGCACTTCAACATGGCCACCGATGACTGTCGGCTGCTTCCTCAGATGAACTCATACCTGCTGAAAGTCACTTCTTCACTAGAGAATTCTGTCTCATGA